One genomic segment of Amycolatopsis sp. Hca4 includes these proteins:
- a CDS encoding helix-turn-helix transcriptional regulator — translation MSPVRRGKELPIYNRLPVLRAERGMTRAALASAVDVNPQTIGALERGDHYPSLDLAFRLCAVFDLPVEAVFSREPFTPLSTQVYREGGA, via the coding sequence ATGAGTCCGGTCAGACGCGGCAAGGAGCTGCCGATCTACAACCGGCTTCCCGTGCTCCGGGCCGAGCGGGGGATGACCCGGGCCGCGCTGGCGAGTGCCGTCGACGTCAACCCGCAGACCATCGGCGCGCTCGAACGCGGTGACCACTACCCGAGCCTGGACCTCGCGTTCCGGCTCTGCGCGGTGTTCGACCTGCCCGTCGAGGCGGTCTTCAGCCGCGAACCGTTCACGCCTCTTTCCACCCAGGTCTACCGCGAGGGGGGAGCATGA